Within Dysosmobacter sp. Marseille-Q4140, the genomic segment CAATAGCAGGCAGTTCCCCTCATCGTAGTTACAGCACTCATGTACCAGCCGCCGCGCCCGCCGGTGCTGGCGGTAGTCCATGTGGGGCAGGTTATCGCTCATGGCTCTGCTCCTTTCTGCGGTGCGGCTCGTCCCGGCGCAAAATCTGGTCGATGTTCCGCTTGACGGTCTGCAACTCCTTGAACCGCTGTTTCTGTTCGTGATAGGTGTTATACAGGCCGTCTTTCTCGGAGATAAGCTGCTCGATCTCGGCCTGCAACGCTTTCCGGGCGGGCAGCTTGGTAATGCCATGCGCCTTGAAATACCGGGCTGCTGCGTCGGCTATGATAAAATCGCTCTCATGGGCCTGCCGGTATGCGGCGCGGGCTTTCTCGGATTTCTGTGCCCGCAGCCCGTCGCGGGCGGCCTTGGTCTGGGCGTAGGCCAACACCTGCCGCTGCAACTTCTTTTTCCCTTGCAGCTTCGTTTCCAGTGCTTTCAGTTCGCCGCTGGTCTGGCGCATTTTCTGATAGGCGGTGTCAACGGCGGCTTCTAACTGCTCCGGGGAAGTAAAGCCGTATTGCTGGTAGACGGACAGCGTTTTGGCGGCCTGCTTCAGATTGTGTATCTTCGCCCAGCGTTCATAGCCCCGGCCTTTGCCCTCGGCCATTTTCTGCTCAATGTCCACAAGCCGCTGCACTCCGTCCTGTTTCGGGGCGGCTATCTCGGCTCTGGCAACCTGCAAGCGGTCTTTTATGGTGCGTGGGGGATCGGGGGATCTGGCTGGCGCTTCGGCTGCTCTGGCGGCGTTTTGCTCTAAAACGGCAAAGACAGCGGCGCGGTCAAAATCGTCGCCCAGCTTCCGGGCGGTAATTGGCTTTGTCCTGTCCGGCGTGAGGTAGGAAAGCCGCCCCCGGCTCTCCTTGACGGTCACACCCTCCTGCAGCAACAGAGAGGAAAACTCGTCAAAGCTGGCGGCGGTGGCAAGGGCTTTCCGTAGGGTCTGCCGCAGCTTCTCCTTGTTCGTTTCAAACTTGGTCTGCCGGGGCGTGATACTATCGGCAATCATGGGGGCGTTCTGCTTGTCCAGCGCGGCCTGTCCCTTTTTCTGCGCCCAATACTCCCGGTCGGTGACGCGGTTCTTGCTGCCGTTCAAGAGGTCGATTTGATAAAGCCCCTCCCGGTGGCACATCTCCATGACTTCGGATTTGAAGTAGCGCAGGGCAGCGTCGGTACATCGGTGCTTGCAGCCGACTTTCGTATCGGCCGGCCTGTCCATGTAGGGCAGGAACGGCACTTCCTCAATCCGCAGGCTGTTTATGACGATATGCACATGAATGTTGCCGCTGTGGTTATGCCCGTCCGGGTGGGTGCAGACAAGGGCCTGGTGGCCGGGAAAATGCTCTTTACAGAATTGTTCCCCCAACGCCTGCGCCCGGTCTACGGTCAGGCCGTTGTCCGGCCCGTCCCGCGGGTCAAAGCTGATGATGTAGTGGTGGCTTTTCACATCTTCCCGCCGCTGGTTTTTCTGATAGCGGAGATTGGCCCGCATACACGCAACGGCAAAATCCTCCCCGTCGCAGTTCAGCGTGGACAGCCGGTAGTCCTCGCGGGGGATAAGCCTGCCGGTTTCATCAAGGACGGGCTTCATGGTAAACTCGTCATGCTCAAAGAGAAGATATTGCTCGGCGGCTCCGTAGTCGGCGTTTTTAGAGTTGATATGCTTGAGTGTTGCCAACCGCGTCACCTACTTTCTTGAGGACTTCATACTTGAGGACGGCAAGGTCGGATATGGCGGCGCGTACCTCGCCGGAAAGGGTGTTGTAGGGTACGCCGTATTCGTTCAGATACCGGGCAATCTGATTGAGGTTGCCGCCGATCCTGCCGTACTCGGCTGTCAGCTTCCCGACAGCGGAAAGCAACTCGTCATTGACCGACGACACATGGACAACCGGGCGTATGGTCGCCCGCCGTATCGCCTGCCGGAGAAATTCGGACTGGCTGATACCATAGGGCGCAAGCCGCGCTGTGAAGTCGGCATACTCATCTTCGGACAGCCGGGTTTTCACAACGCGGCTGCGGTGGGGCGTGTTGTATTTCTTTCGCATGGTGTGACCTCCTTTCTCGCCCGTAAGGGCGCATGAGCAGGGTTTGGGGAAGGCACTCCCCAACAAGTTTCCCGCGAGGGGCAAAACTGCAGAATTGCGGATTTTGGCACCGTGGTAGAAACTTGCTCTCCGTGACTGCAAACTTTCTCTCACTTCCGTCCGCCACTTTTTTGGAAAACTGCAACCACAAAAGTTTGTTTCTCTTTTTCTGCTACTACTAATCCTGTAAAGGGCATTCCTGCCCGCTTTCGCTAAAATGACACCGGACGCAGTGGTTTCTACCCGGTGTTGGAGAAATCCTTTCTCTTTGCCCTCTACTACGGGTAAATGCTCCAAATGCCAAACACCAGGGCAGAAAAATTCCCTCCTCGCTTACTACTACAACCGGCAGGGGGCAAAATGGCCGGGAGCGGAGCCGGACAACAAAAAAAGCAGTAAATCTTTTTCAAGACTTACTGCTTTCGCTGGCCGCGTCGGTGGCGGCTGGTATTCAGTTTTTATGACTTGTCCGGTGGTTCGTCAAGCCGGAACTTGAATTGACAGTCAATTAACCGCTGCTTTACATAGTCCTCCACCTCGGCGTTGACCTGCCCGTTCACTTTTGAGAAATAGCGGATATATCCGGCGTAGTGGAGCAGGACAGCGTTCACGGCTTCTGGGTCGCCCTCACGGGCTTTGAGGATTGTTTCATAGGGGAGAAGTCTACTCATACCGGCTCACCCCCATTTCTTCGCGTAGCCGCTGCAAGGCAAGCTGGATATGCCGCCCCGCTGTGCTGCGTGACCGGCCAATACACGCGCCGATCACGCGCTGCGGCTGGCGCAGAAAGTAATAGCGCAGGATTTCTTCCCGCGTCTGCTCCGGCAAAACAGAGATCGCGTCGGCAAGGGCGGCGTTGCAGAGCAGGACGGTCTGACCGCAGACGGTAAATGGGTATTCCTCGTCCGGCTCCGACGCGGCAAACTGGACAAACTTCTCGTTCATCAGATAGTCAAGGGAAACTTGCCGTTCCCATTGCCGTTTAAGCTTCAAAATCTTGTCCAAGGCGGCACAGCGGATAACAGTCTTGCAAAAGGCGTTGTACCTGCGCTGGATATATTCTTGATAGGCTATCTGGTCGGTCATGGAAATTCCCCTTTCTGAATAATAGTGCGGGGCGGTGGCACTTCTTGCTGTCGCCCCTTGATTGCCTACCAGCAAAGGCGGGCGGGGCTGTCAACGGCTGCGCATATGCGCCGTTCATCTTGACCGTTGACTGGCTCGGCTGGGTTTGCTATTTACCCGACAAACTTGAATTTATTTTAAGCTATCACGTTTTACCTTCTTAAGCCTTACTATCATTACCATAGGAATTTCTTTGTTGGTTTTAAAACATTCTTCATAAAATCCATCAATGACAAATCCAGCTCTAAAACAAAGGTTAAAAATATCTTGTATGGAACGATGATAATAAATCTGCTCTTTCGGTTGCCCTTCAATCGCTATATCATAGTAACTGTGCGGTGTCATATATTTTTCAGTCAACGTGACAAAACAAGGGTGTTGCGTTGCAAAGACAAAAATTCCGCTTTCCTGCAACAGTTCATAAACAGCCATAAGAAGTGGTTCAATATCCGTAATATCCATAATTGCCATATTAGAAACTGCTTTCGTAAAGGCTCGATTTCTTTTTAATTCTAAGGCAATACCGCACAGAAAAGTAGGCGCGATACTGCCAGGAGTGATATAATAAGACCATGGATAAACAGATGACAATGTCTGCGCTTAGTGATGAGTTGGCGCAGGTACGGACAAAGAAGAAAGAATTTCTAGCCCAGATCGAGCGGATCGTCCCGTGGAAGGAATGGCTTACGCTGATCCAGCCGTGCTATTACAAAGGAGAGCGCGGCAATAAACCCTATCCACTGGAGACCATGCTGCGGTTGTATCTGCTGCAAAATCTGTATGACCTGAGTGATGAAGCAACAGCGGCGGAGGCAATCGACAGCCGGGCATTTTCAGATTTCTGCGGCGTTGATTCCAGCAATCAGGTGCCGAACGGAGATACCATTGGCCGCTTTCGGAACCTGCTGGTGAAGAATGGACTGCAGGAGAAACTGTTTGCACAAGTTGTTACCGCGCTCACTGAACAGGGCCTTATCCTGAAAAAGGGAACGATCGTAGATTCCACCATTATTTCCGCGCCGTCTTCCACCAAGAACAAGGAGAAAAAGCGGGATCCGGATGCACATCAGGTCAAGAAGGGCAACACATGGCACTTTGGCTATAAAGCCCATGTTGGGGTGGATAAGGACAGCGGACTGGTACACACAGTGGAGGCGACACCAGCCAATGTCCATGATGTGACGCAGACTTCATCCCTGCTGACCGGTGAGGAAGATGTCGTTTACGGCGACAGTGGCTATCTTGGAGCCGGGAACCGTGAGGACGCGATCGTTCGGAACAAATCCGGACGCAAGATCAAATACAAAATTAACCGACGTCCATCTCAATTAAAAAAGCTGAGCAAGAGCGGCCAGTATGCCGCAAAGAAAGTAGAACACGCAAAGTCTTCTGTTCGGGCAAAAGTAGAGCACGTATTCGGTGTCGTCAAGAAACAGCTGCAATTTCGAAAAACGCGATACCGAGGGCTCGAAAAACAGCGAGCCAAATTCAATATCATGTTCGCATTGGCGAATCTGCTTCTGGCTGACAGGCCCTGCCTGGCGGCTTGAAGTTGTGCGCTCTCGCGAAGAAATGCGCCGGGAAGCCTATGGTTTCCTGCCTGATAGGTGATTCGACAGCGCTTGCCTCAGCAATTGTGCGGTGCTGCCCTAATATACTTTTTCTATCGGTCGCATCC encodes:
- a CDS encoding sigma-70 family RNA polymerase sigma factor, which produces MTDQIAYQEYIQRRYNAFCKTVIRCAALDKILKLKRQWERQVSLDYLMNEKFVQFAASEPDEEYPFTVCGQTVLLCNAALADAISVLPEQTREEILRYYFLRQPQRVIGACIGRSRSTAGRHIQLALQRLREEMGVSRYE
- a CDS encoding relaxase/mobilization nuclease domain-containing protein: MATLKHINSKNADYGAAEQYLLFEHDEFTMKPVLDETGRLIPREDYRLSTLNCDGEDFAVACMRANLRYQKNQRREDVKSHHYIISFDPRDGPDNGLTVDRAQALGEQFCKEHFPGHQALVCTHPDGHNHSGNIHVHIVINSLRIEEVPFLPYMDRPADTKVGCKHRCTDAALRYFKSEVMEMCHREGLYQIDLLNGSKNRVTDREYWAQKKGQAALDKQNAPMIADSITPRQTKFETNKEKLRQTLRKALATAASFDEFSSLLLQEGVTVKESRGRLSYLTPDRTKPITARKLGDDFDRAAVFAVLEQNAARAAEAPARSPDPPRTIKDRLQVARAEIAAPKQDGVQRLVDIEQKMAEGKGRGYERWAKIHNLKQAAKTLSVYQQYGFTSPEQLEAAVDTAYQKMRQTSGELKALETKLQGKKKLQRQVLAYAQTKAARDGLRAQKSEKARAAYRQAHESDFIIADAAARYFKAHGITKLPARKALQAEIEQLISEKDGLYNTYHEQKQRFKELQTVKRNIDQILRRDEPHRRKEQSHER
- the mobC gene encoding plasmid mobilization relaxosome protein MobC; its protein translation is MRKKYNTPHRSRVVKTRLSEDEYADFTARLAPYGISQSEFLRQAIRRATIRPVVHVSSVNDELLSAVGKLTAEYGRIGGNLNQIARYLNEYGVPYNTLSGEVRAAISDLAVLKYEVLKKVGDAVGNTQAYQL
- a CDS encoding IS5 family transposase; translation: MTMSALSDELAQVRTKKKEFLAQIERIVPWKEWLTLIQPCYYKGERGNKPYPLETMLRLYLLQNLYDLSDEATAAEAIDSRAFSDFCGVDSSNQVPNGDTIGRFRNLLVKNGLQEKLFAQVVTALTEQGLILKKGTIVDSTIISAPSSTKNKEKKRDPDAHQVKKGNTWHFGYKAHVGVDKDSGLVHTVEATPANVHDVTQTSSLLTGEEDVVYGDSGYLGAGNREDAIVRNKSGRKIKYKINRRPSQLKKLSKSGQYAAKKVEHAKSSVRAKVEHVFGVVKKQLQFRKTRYRGLEKQRAKFNIMFALANLLLADRPCLAA
- a CDS encoding helix-turn-helix domain-containing protein, producing the protein MSRLLPYETILKAREGDPEAVNAVLLHYAGYIRYFSKVNGQVNAEVEDYVKQRLIDCQFKFRLDEPPDKS